One window of Vitis riparia cultivar Riparia Gloire de Montpellier isolate 1030 chromosome 5, EGFV_Vit.rip_1.0, whole genome shotgun sequence genomic DNA carries:
- the LOC117915226 gene encoding protein PUTATIVE RECOMBINATION INITIATION DEFECT 1, which translates to MMLEEEEEVYPATCSQGHRSTLILQTMEGGRICLICFTNLLSNPTSPTFHVSHALSQLSQALSHPPFLHSLLSLHPHLLVSPLLHSLSSFNDHSIASQIIHLVLFLSNSSHSSSLYGEFVSRIASILSGSKLHWSPRQASMLHCLGVLLNCEMNNPYAHIKDKSALVFNLVAGLQLPSEEIQGEILFVLYKLSILQYASEEGDGSDLLFSFCPKLLHLSMEALMKTQSDDVRLNCVALLTVLAQRGYFENAFANDISIRDCCEADNFMEVTEHEKDVLPLNILFAEAIKGPLLSSDSQLQLGALDLIFYYLSWERGSSKQIQVLVEENIADYVFEILRLSECKDPVVNSCLRVLDLLSIAEHAFGQRLAIGFTTLLPVLQYVVEVPFHPVQTPTLKLIRNCILNYPGMVSITQIEEIGLILTRMLRRHINGDVDMLPETLIIACSILVDLMKSPSSHEALTLRTIVQESVRHAILASLCLYEKHPNQILHSLYLLKEAYAFSHEGNSTKNEANLELGNCIIDVCRTHLLPWFATAINEMEYEEIVLGVLEAFHSVLLQDSYAQAKEFVMILVSSSWFSLSFGCLGLFPSEKMKWRVYLMFSSIVDVLLGNESGQPIRDAALYLPSDPSDLLFLLGQKSTQNLELLSCQSAVLLILYTSSLYDERLADEKLVLASLEQYILVNNSDLLCGAADSVSITRLMNLYGLYRGLAKVGYQIPYSPEAERILFELVAQNEWDLSSATIHFTSLKWLFQQEKIIKPLSYQILKFCRNNSSSGSHIIIHGNDSQNIDVQGLAKLVAAGDNLGAVLLVSLLQQLIEEEGNECDIISVVNLMVDIINIFPAASDQLSMHGIGNGIQDLFSHSSHSLSQQMFVAIAILIFDILWSVQPETLSDGETWLSVTMKLMGYLIPMVTAGGWTQESLLVLGILSLILHHSTNQALVEASKAILLNDSLVSMINNVIHTSCSKGPALIEDDEETRNGETLTFVLLLHFFSCRSFNAVLPGTLDWQNLLNPSNKTQPLSLISIHCHDLCRLMHFGSPLVKLVASYCLMELFTRITDLRNRKHDELKWNMGHLISVMAVLEGLVFYSDIRVAMNCALCLSMILGWEKLWMQDTKVIGRCNWCRLIVEELAMSLAVPSLASKSFMNHHKPAVHVAVALLKLHSIPGWMKSVFDDSCISGIIENLSVSNVSMETVLLFRELLNHEYLKDEQIACLNRVFQACRKHIYSGNTQDESREENLEKVIALPDDLGKACEFLIHLMSPNSSAHKGNKRLLEEIEMFSKSLTLENDG; encoded by the exons ATGATGttggaggaggaagaagaagtgtATCCAGCAACATGCTCACAGGGCCATAGATCCACCCTCATCCTCCAAACCATGGAAGGAGGCAGAATCTGCCTCATCTGCTTCACCAACCTTCTCTCCAACCCTACTTCCCCCACCTTCCACGTCTCTCACGCCCTCTCTCAGCTTTCCCAGGCCCTCTCTCACCCCCCTTTTCTCCATTCCCTTCTCTCCCTCCACCCTCACCTTCTCGTCTCCCCTCTTCTTCACTCCCTCTCCTCCTTCAACGACCATTCCATCGCCTCCCAGATCATTCATCTcgttctctttctctctaattcttctcattcttcttccCTTTATGGGGAGTTTGTCTCTCGGATTGCCTCCATCCTCTCAGGTTCTAAGCTCCACTGGAGTCCGCGCCAGGCCTCAATG CTTCATTGCTTAGGGGTTCTCTTGAACTGTGAGATGAATAATCCTTATGCCCACATCAAAGACAAAAGTGCCCTTGTCTTCAACCTTGTTGCAGGTCTTCAGTTGCCTAG TGAAGAGATCCAGGGGGAGATCCTGTTTGTTCTGTACAAACTATCTATCCTCCAATATGCATCTGAGGAGGGTGATGGGTCTGaccttttattttccttttgccCCAAGCTCTTGCACTTGTCAATGGAAGCTCTTATGAAGACCCAAAGTGATGATGTTCGTTTGAATTGTGTAG CACTCTTAACAGTGTTGGCTCAAAGGGGTTACTTTGAGAATGCATTTGCTAATGACATAAGCATTAGGGATTGCTGTGAAGCTGATAACTTCATGGAAGTGACAGAACATGAAAAAGATGTGCTTCCTCTGAATATCTTGTTTGCTGAAGCTATCAAAGGCCCATTACTTTCTTCCGATAGTCAACTTCAACTTGGCGCACTGGATTTGATCTTCTATTATTTATCATGGGAAAGGGGTTCAAGCAAACAGATTCAAGTCTTGGTGGAAGAAAACATTGCAGATTATGTATTTGAAATACTAAGATTGTCAG AGTGCAAGGACCCAGTGGTTAACTCCTGCCTTCGAGTTCTTGATCTTTTATCAATAGCTGAGCATGCTTTTGGACAAAGACTTGCTATTGGATTCACTACACTGCTTCCTGTTCTGCAGTATGTAGTTGAAGTTCCTTTTCATCCTGTTCAAACTCCAACACTGAAGCTTATTAGGAATTGCATTTTGAACTACCCTGGAATGGTATCCATTAcacaaattgaagaaataggtCTTATCTTGACAAGGATGCTTAGAAGACATATTAATGGGGACGTGGACATGCTTCCAGAGACGTTGATTATTGCATGCTCAATCCTTGTAGATCTCATGAAGTCTCCTTCTTCTCATGAGGCTTTAACTCTCAGAACAATAGTTCAAGAATCAGTTAGACATGCCATTTTAGCTTCTCTATGCCTCTATGAGAAACATCCCAATCAAATTTTGCACTCCCTTTACTTACTGAAAGAGGCATATGCATTCAGTCATGAAGGGAACTCCACTAAAAACGAAGCTAACCTGGAATTAGGAAATTGTATTATTGATGTTTGTAGAACACATTTACTACCTTGGTTTGCAACAGCCATCAATGAAATGGAATATGAGGAAATTGTCTTGGGAGTACTGGAAGCTTTTCATTCAGTACTGCTTCAGGATTCTTATGCACAAGCAAAGGAATTTGTGATGATTCTGGTTTCATCCTCTTGGTTCAGTTTGTCATTTGGATGTTTAGGATTATTTCCTAGTGAAAAGATGAAATGGAGAGTATATCTGATGTTCAGTTCAATTGTGGATGTTCTTCTGGGAAATGAATCTGGACAACCCATTAGAGATGCGGCTTTATATCTACCATCTGATCCTTCTGATTTGTTGTTTTTGCTGGGTCAGAAGAGCACCCAAAATCTAGAATTATTGTCTTGTCAATCTGCAGTTCTGCTGATACTATATACCAGCTCTTTATATGATGAAAG ACTTGCAGATGAAAAGCTGGTTTTAGCTTCTCTGGAGCAATACATTTTAGTCAACAACAGTGATTTGCTATGTGGAGCTGCTGATTCAGTGTCAATAACACGACTGATGAATCTTTACGGCTTGTACCGGGGTCTTGCAAAGGTCGGCTATCAAATTCCCTACAGTCCAGAGGCTGAGAGGATCCTCTTCGAGCTAGTGGCTCAAAATGAATGGGATTTGTCTTCTGCAACTATACACTTCACATCATTGAAATGGTTGTTTCAGCAAGAGAAAATCATTAAGCCATTGTCTTATCAAATACTAAAATTCTGCAGAAATAATAGCTCAAGTGGGTCACACATCATCATCCATGGAAACGACAGCCAAAACATAGATGTACAAGGACTTGCAAAGTTGGTAGCAGCAGGAGATAACTTGGGTGCAGTGCTCTTGGTATCTTTATTGCAACAGCTTATAGAGGAAGAAGGCAATGAATGCGACATCATTTCAGTAGTGAATCTCATGGTAGACATCATCAACATTTTCCCGGCTGCTTCAGACCAATTATCCATGCATGGCATAGGCAATGGGATCCAGGATCTTTTTTCCCATTCGAGCCATTCTTTGTCCCAACAGATGTTTGTTGCCATTGCAATTCTAATTTTTGACATTTTATGGTCAGTGCAACCTGAAACACTTTCTGATGGTGAAACTTGGCTTTCAGTGACCATGAAG TTGATGGGGTACTTGATCCCCATGGTGACTGCAGGGGGGTGGACTCAAGAAAGTCTCTTAGTACTTGGTATTCTTTCCTTGATCTTGCATCATTCCACCAACCAAGCCCTTGTAGAAGCTTCAAAAGCCATACTTCTGAATGATTCCCTTGTCTCCATGATCAACAATGTGATCCATACAAGCTGTTCAAAGGGACCTGCTCTAATTGAAGATGATGAGGAAACAAGAAATGGAGAAACTTTAACATTTGTGCTTTTACTGCATTTTTTCTCTTGTAGAAG TTTTAATGCTGTTCTACCAGGTACTCTGGACTGGCAAAATCTCCTCAATCCATCAAACAAGACTCAGCCACTTTCCTTGATTAGTATTCACTGCCATGACCTGTGCAGGCTGATGCATTTTGGGTCTCCTCTGGTCAAGCTGGTTGCTTCATATTGTCTGATGGAGTTGTTTACCAGAATAACAGACCTGAGAAACAGAAAACACGATGAATTAAAATGGAACATGGGGCATCTAATTTCTGTAATGGCTGTATTAGAAGGATTGGTTTTTTACAGTGACATTAGAGTGGCTATGAACTGTGCCCTCTGCTTATCAATGATTCTGGGGTGGGAAAAGTTATGGATGCAGGACACAAAAGTAATTGGAAGGTGTAACTGGTGCAGGCTAATTGTTGAAGAGCTGGCTATGTCTTTGGCAGTTCCTTCTTTGGCGTCAAAATCATTTATGAATCATCACAAACCTGCGGTTCATGTAGCTGTAGCATTGCTGAAACTGCACAGCATTCCTGGGTGGATGAAGTCTGTGTTTGATGATTCCTGCATTTCTGGTATAATTGAAAACCTTTCAGTCAGTAATGTGAGCATGGAGACAGTGCTTCTGTTTCGAGAATTACTGAACCATGAGTACCTGAAGGATGAGCAAATTGCCTGCCTAAATCGGGTTTTCCAG GCATgcagaaaacatatttatagtGGGAATACACAAGATGAGAGCAGAGAGGAGAATCTAGAGAAGGTGATTGCCCTGCCAGATGATTTGGGAAAAGCTTGTGAGTTTCTCATTCACTTAATGTCACCCAATTCATCTGCACATAAGGGGAACAAGAGATTGCtagaagaaatagaaatgttttCCAAGAGTCTAACACTAGAGAATGATGGATAA
- the LOC117914941 gene encoding pentatricopeptide repeat-containing protein At4g14190, chloroplastic — MDIHCCRATLRQTCLFNTNILFSKILIIKPKTLFTPSSLSSHSHSHLQTHHLQLSHNSNPTKHTTLLVETLHEDERLGVLIQKLSNKDSSPLQILRDDGDWSKQHFWAVIRFLKDASRSSEILPVFHLWKDMDKSRINEFNYAKIIGLLSQEDLAEESVLSLEEMKTHGLKPSLEIYNLVIHCFARKGEFDRALYFLNELKENNLIADTETYDGLIQSYGKYKMYDELDECVKKMESDGCLPDHITYNLLIQEFSRGGLLKRMERVFQTVLSKKMGLQSSTLVVMLEAYANFGIIEKMENAYRRVLNSKTSLKDDLIRKLAEVYIENYKFSRLADMGLDLASVTSRTDLVWCLRLLSHACLLSRKGLDSIVKEMEAKNVPWNATVANTILLAYLKMKDFTRLRILLLELSTRHVKPDIVTVGILFDANRIGFNGTTALNTWRRTGFLDEAVEMNTDPLVLSAFGKGNFLQSCEERYSSLEPEARKKKIWTYQNLIDLVFNNRGGPN; from the exons ATGGATATCCATTGTTGCAGAGCGACACTGAGACAGACCTGCCTTTTCAACACCAATATCCTCTTCTCCAAAATCCTAATCATAAAACCCAAAACCCTCTTCACTCCTTCCTCTCTCTCCTCACATTCCCACTCTCACTTGCAGACTCACCATCTCCAATTATCCCACAACAGCAATCCCACAAAACATACCACCCTCCTTGTTGAAACCCTCCATGAGGACGAGAGGCTCGGGGTCTTGATTCAAAAGCTCAGCAACAAAGACTCAAGCCCTCTGCAAATACTCAGAGATGATGGGGATTGGAGCAAACAACACTTCTGGGCTGTCATCCGATTCCTCAAAGATGCCTCCAGGTCCAGCGAGATTCTTCCG GTGTTTCATCTGTGGAAGGACATGGACAAATCAAGAATTAATGAATTCAACTATGCAAAGATTATAGGATTGCTAAGTCAAGAAGATCTTGCAGAAGAATCAGTGTTGTCACTTGAAGAGATGAAAACTCATGGTCTTAAACCTTCCTTGGAGATCTACAATTTAGTTATTCATTGTTTTGCTAGAAAGGGGGAGTTCGATAGAGCTTTGTATTTTCTCAACGAATTAAAGGAGAATAATTTGATTGCAGATACTGAAACCTATGATGGGCTTATCCAATCCTATGGAAAATACAAAATGTATGATGAGCTTGATGAGTGTGTGAAGAAAATGGAGTCAGATGGGTGTTTACCTGATCACATTACTTACAATTTGCTGATTCAAGAATTTTCCCGTGGTGGGTTGCTCAAAAGAATGGAACGGGTTTTTCAGACTGTGCTTTCAAAGAAGATGGGTTTGCAATCTTCTACTTTGGTTGTGATGCTTGAGGCTTATGCCAACTTTGGGATCatagagaaaatggaaaatgctTATAGAAGGGTTTTGAACTCAAAAACCTCTTTAAAGGATGATTTGATTAGGAAATTGGCTGAAGTTTACATTGAAAACTACAAGTTTTCGAGATTAGCTGACATGGGACTCGATCTTGCTTCGGTAACCAGTAGAACTGATCTTGTTTGGTGTTTGCGTCTCCTTTCTCATGCTTGTCTATTGAGTCGAAAAGGCTTGGACTCCATTGTTAAGGAAATGGAAGCAAAAAATGTTCCATGGAATGCAACAGTGGCAAATACGATCTTGCTAGCTTACTTGAAGATGAAAGATTTTACGCGCTTGAGAATCTTGCTGTTGGAACTATCAACCCGTCATGTGAAACCAGATATAGTCACTGTTGGGATTCTATTTGATGCTAATAGGATTGGTTTTAATGGAACTACGGCTTTAAATACATGGAGAAGGACAGGATTTCTTGATGAAGCTGTTGAAATGAACACTGATCCTCTGGTTCTCTCTGCATTTGGAAAAGGGAATTTCCTTCAAAGTTGTGAAGAGAGGTactcttcccttgaacctgaagccagaaaaaagaaaatatggacATATCAGAATCTGATTGATTTGGTATTTAACAATAGAGGAGGGCCAAATTGA